Part of the Deltaproteobacteria bacterium genome is shown below.
GCGGCGCCGGCGGTCGCGTGGAGGGCACGCCCCACTACCTGGCACCGGAGCGCATCCACGGCGATCCGCCGTCGCAACAGAGCGACATCTACGCGCTCGGCATCCTGTTTTATGAGGTGTTGGTCGGCCGACTGCCGTTTACCGGCAGCGTCGAGGACATCTTCCGCGCACATCTCGACGAGCCGGTCCCCCGACCGTCGACCCAGATCGACGAACCGCTCGACGAGCGGGCAGACGAAATCGTGGCGCGCGCGACGGCCAAAGATCCCGCCGACCGTCATCCCGACGTTGCGAGCTTTCTGTACGAGCTGCGCACACTGATGAACATGCTCGGGATCGACACCGGCCGCCGCCGCCCGTCGCGCGAACCGCGCGCCACCGGACCAGCCCCGCTCAAGGACGAGCGTGCCGACGCCGCCGCGGTGGAGACGTTCGAATTCGCGCCGGTACCGCTAGCGTGTGTCACGCCCGAGGGCCGCGTGCGCGTCGCCAACCGCGCGTTTCTCGAGTTCCTCGGCGTCGCCGGGCAAGCCGGCGGCATCGACCTGTCGGACAGCGCGCTGTGTGACGTCTACCCGGCGTTCCTCGACGACTTGCGGCGCACGGCCACGCGCCGTACCCCCACCAAGCGCGTCATCTACCTGTCCGAGGGCGCGGACCGCGTCGTCGAGGTCGCGGTGATCATGACGTCCCCGTCGCCCAGCGAGGCGTCGGTCACGGGCGGCGAGGTCCACGTCGCGTTCCACCCGCTCGCCCGCACGCCGTAGCGCGCGGCCGCCCGTCAGAACGCGAACAGAAGCCCCACGGTGACGTCCACGTTCACCCCGAAGTTCGGGCGGACGCACAGATCCGTTCCGTCGTCCTGCGGCGCGCACGAAAACTC
Proteins encoded:
- a CDS encoding serine/threonine protein kinase, translated to MADTSDDKDAVPETLVPSLKLSVHALATTGARGVNPAEIAARAAAAAASPTTPARKLRGARVGDVVGDRYVVEGTLGRGGMGRVLRVRHQALGKAFALKLIKVPIANSPRIREMFYREARLASALSHLNICSVVDFGEDDEFGLFMVMELLEGKTLFKKIEHDGRLAPRVACDVIWQVADALRYIHGRAIIHGDIKSENMLLTRAPDRRRVVKLLDFGLARAEAALRGAGGRVEGTPHYLAPERIHGDPPSQQSDIYALGILFYEVLVGRLPFTGSVEDIFRAHLDEPVPRPSTQIDEPLDERADEIVARATAKDPADRHPDVASFLYELRTLMNMLGIDTGRRRPSREPRATGPAPLKDERADAAAVETFEFAPVPLACVTPEGRVRVANRAFLEFLGVAGQAGGIDLSDSALCDVYPAFLDDLRRTATRRTPTKRVIYLSEGADRVVEVAVIMTSPSPSEASVTGGEVHVAFHPLARTP